One region of Candidatus Zixiibacteriota bacterium genomic DNA includes:
- a CDS encoding AAA family ATPase has protein sequence MEGVGEFQERIAEARENFARVRAEMSRVIVGHEELIEQIFIALICGGHCLLEGVPGLGKTLMVRSFGEVLNLTFSRIQFTPDLMPADITGTNVLTDDPSGRKIFEFQRGPVFANIVLADEINRATPKTQSALLEAMQEQSVTVGGRVHRLEAPFMVLATQNPIEMEGTYPLPEAQVDRFFFKLLLEYPSREELGRIADLTTAAPPAPLAEVLDGGTLLRMRQWVREVPLAEAVKDYAVRLLLATHPGKEGADGSAGLAARFVRYGSSPRGLQSLILAAKARALLAGRPNVSFDDIRAMVAPSMRHRLILNLEADAEGVSAEHILADLMERVAEIP, from the coding sequence ATGGAGGGAGTTGGGGAATTCCAGGAGAGAATCGCCGAGGCGCGCGAGAACTTCGCGCGCGTCCGAGCGGAGATGAGCCGCGTGATCGTCGGCCACGAGGAGTTGATCGAACAGATCTTCATCGCGCTGATTTGCGGCGGCCATTGCCTGCTCGAAGGAGTGCCGGGGCTCGGCAAGACGCTCATGGTGCGAAGCTTCGGCGAGGTTCTGAACCTGACCTTCTCCCGGATCCAGTTCACGCCCGATCTCATGCCCGCGGACATCACCGGAACCAATGTGCTCACCGACGATCCATCGGGGAGAAAGATCTTCGAGTTCCAGCGGGGGCCGGTCTTCGCCAACATTGTTCTCGCCGACGAGATCAACCGCGCGACGCCCAAGACTCAATCCGCCCTGCTCGAGGCGATGCAGGAGCAAAGCGTCACCGTCGGCGGCAGGGTTCACCGCCTCGAGGCGCCCTTCATGGTGCTGGCGACGCAAAACCCCATCGAGATGGAGGGTACGTACCCGCTGCCGGAAGCCCAGGTGGACCGTTTCTTCTTCAAGCTGCTGCTGGAGTATCCGAGCCGCGAAGAGCTCGGTCGCATCGCCGACCTGACCACCGCCGCGCCGCCCGCGCCCCTGGCGGAGGTTCTCGACGGCGGGACGTTGTTGCGCATGCGCCAGTGGGTACGCGAGGTGCCGCTGGCCGAAGCGGTCAAGGACTACGCCGTGCGTTTGCTGCTGGCCACGCACCCGGGCAAGGAGGGAGCGGACGGAAGCGCGGGCCTCGCGGCCAGGTTCGTGCGTTACGGCTCGAGCCCGCGCGGCCTGCAGAGCCTCATCCTGGCGGCCAAGGCGCGCGCTCTGCTGGCCGGCCGGCCCAACGTCTCGTTCGACGACATTCGCGCCATGGTGGCGCCGAGCATGCGGCACCGGCTGATTCTCAACCTCGAGGCGGACGCCGAAGGGGTGAGCGCGGAGCACATCCTGGCCGATCTGATGGAGCGGGTCGCGGAGATCCCCTGA
- a CDS encoding VWA domain-containing protein, whose translation MLWGAPYAWLLLLGVVPLIVFLHSLRRRGAVYRTTAFFIWERVLQQRPLGSRLGRLVRKNLLLALQLLAATALIAALADPALLYFGAPPGDVVVVIDLGASMKAGAASGSRFDAARRELLSLIDRLAPGQRMMLIGAGPEPRVLAPLTSDARRLRETARRISPTDAPGRVREAVLFAHAFLKQGSADRVVVISDGAFAGADRFSWQAPHLRLIQVSGGKDNIGITGFEVRRRSGQPSLAEIMVHVKNFTAAKAVVPVVITLGTKTVARDEMELEAGGRRVRVFPYAGPFEGLLEARLDVKDDFATDNRAYLALAPAAPVRLLYVGPGNPFLSRLLGFFPEVQVASVESWPPDSTSADAAPPDVVVFDRVPVPPLDRGNFILIDTVAPNLPLQPRGKMLHPRVLSVTRHRVTEGLRLGDLFVRQATRAIDTGGRGKALAQTAEGPLLWAFEGDMVRALWIGFNLLDSDLPFRVAFPLLLHNAIDWLRPGRAEFPSRATRSGHPYELSLGSADETVEITVPSGRKENLAVTGQRAAFSETLEAGFYTFRSSSRSGSFGVNLFDEAESDIEPRLRAPPGASRSGSAEAPGTESGRPLWPYLLAFVVVVLAVETALAWRAGLSWAPAAARSAAFAALALAFFDPKIVTPATLLDVVVGVDVSRSVGREGLESARETLEAASRHRSPELRTGLLFFAAEPVWEFPPQPDFQPADVLPPLDREASNLQAALQAALARFGEGRQKRVLLVTDGNENRGRSSAIVPLLRAQGVEVWPLPVGLSRAGNEIYLSDLQLPREVDSAETFEIRAAVESRAPAAARVRLLRDGVVAGERQLVLRGGTNWVTFRASLQAQGGHHFEVLVESSDDTLPENNILQGVVEVRGPPRVLYIASGGEEQRLLARALRTQGYAVSEASPGSRALDLVGIASFDLVVLDNVAAYALAQREMEAIERYVRDLGGGLWVVGGAQSYGAGGYYKTPFEKLLPLDMRPPARLDLPQVALLFVIDKSGSMGSGPEGGTKLDLAKAAALAAADIMNPTDQVGILGFDAAWDWVLPFRPVGKGEWISEKLASLSSDGGTDLYKALVEAHRAIAGRKAAVKHVLVLSDGLTDKMDFASLVGAMARDGITVSTVAVGGDADFKLMAEIARTGKGRGYVTLDPESIPQIFTTETLLIARELLVEKPTQPAVVAATGPLRGFGGVEFPPLHGYVLTYPKSGAALLMKAGPDPLLASWRYGLGRVTAFTSDLSSRWGREWVRWESFPKWASQVARDAMRRLSSERLRAEFRPEEDGLRVIADVVSSEGDFLNGLELRGKLTAGQATEERPLLQVAPGRYEGRFSTAVRGVNLLTIYTEMEPGGSSTVLKTVPYVSPYPQEYRELGPNRALLGRLAEQTGGKIVERERLEEGIRALYTPGRAKGAREQETWWPLCGAALLLFVGDLVLRHWPVQKPSVAVRVAAVTPPTTAG comes from the coding sequence ATGCTCTGGGGAGCCCCCTACGCCTGGTTGCTTCTTCTCGGCGTTGTCCCGCTGATTGTTTTCCTGCACAGCCTGAGACGGCGGGGCGCAGTCTATCGAACGACGGCTTTCTTTATCTGGGAACGGGTGCTGCAGCAGCGGCCGCTCGGCAGCCGACTCGGCCGGCTGGTGCGCAAGAACCTCCTGCTCGCACTTCAGCTGCTCGCGGCGACCGCGCTCATCGCCGCTCTCGCCGATCCGGCGCTGCTCTATTTCGGAGCCCCGCCGGGCGACGTCGTGGTCGTGATCGATCTCGGCGCCAGCATGAAAGCCGGCGCCGCTTCCGGGTCGCGCTTCGACGCCGCCCGGCGGGAGCTCCTCTCCCTGATCGACCGTCTCGCACCGGGGCAGCGCATGATGCTGATCGGCGCCGGTCCCGAACCGCGGGTGCTGGCGCCGCTGACCTCCGATGCCCGGCGGCTCAGGGAAACCGCCCGGCGAATTTCGCCGACCGATGCCCCCGGCCGGGTTCGAGAAGCGGTTCTCTTCGCGCACGCCTTTTTGAAGCAGGGGAGCGCCGACCGGGTGGTGGTCATCAGCGACGGCGCCTTCGCCGGGGCCGATAGGTTTTCGTGGCAGGCGCCTCATCTGCGACTGATCCAGGTGTCGGGAGGGAAGGACAACATCGGCATCACCGGATTCGAGGTGAGGCGCCGTTCGGGGCAGCCTTCCCTCGCCGAGATCATGGTGCACGTGAAAAACTTCACCGCCGCAAAGGCCGTGGTGCCGGTTGTGATAACTCTCGGGACCAAAACAGTCGCCCGGGACGAAATGGAGCTGGAGGCCGGGGGTCGGCGCGTGCGGGTCTTTCCTTATGCGGGGCCGTTCGAGGGCCTGCTGGAGGCCCGTCTCGACGTCAAGGACGACTTTGCAACCGACAACCGCGCTTACCTGGCGCTCGCGCCCGCGGCTCCCGTTCGTCTTCTGTACGTGGGGCCGGGCAATCCGTTCCTCAGCCGGTTGCTCGGCTTCTTCCCGGAAGTTCAGGTCGCGAGCGTGGAGAGCTGGCCGCCGGACTCGACGTCGGCCGATGCGGCGCCGCCCGACGTGGTGGTCTTCGATCGAGTCCCTGTTCCTCCGCTCGACCGCGGAAACTTCATCTTGATCGACACCGTCGCCCCGAACCTGCCGCTACAGCCGCGGGGGAAGATGCTACACCCGCGCGTTCTGTCGGTCACCCGCCACCGGGTGACCGAAGGGCTGCGGCTCGGAGACCTCTTCGTCCGGCAGGCGACCCGCGCGATCGACACGGGCGGCCGGGGAAAAGCCCTGGCCCAGACGGCGGAAGGTCCGCTGCTCTGGGCTTTCGAAGGCGACATGGTTCGAGCGCTGTGGATCGGGTTCAATCTGCTCGATTCGGATCTGCCTTTTCGAGTCGCATTCCCGCTCCTGCTGCACAACGCCATCGACTGGCTGCGTCCGGGCCGTGCCGAGTTCCCGAGCCGAGCCACGCGCTCGGGGCACCCCTATGAGCTCAGCCTCGGGAGCGCGGATGAAACGGTGGAGATCACCGTTCCGTCGGGGCGCAAGGAAAACCTCGCGGTGACCGGACAGAGGGCGGCGTTCAGCGAAACGCTGGAAGCCGGATTCTACACGTTTCGAAGCAGCAGCCGGTCCGGAAGCTTCGGCGTGAACCTCTTCGACGAGGCCGAGTCCGACATCGAGCCCAGACTCCGGGCGCCGCCGGGTGCTTCCCGTTCGGGCTCCGCAGAAGCGCCAGGCACCGAAAGCGGCCGCCCCCTGTGGCCTTATCTGCTCGCGTTCGTCGTGGTGGTGCTCGCCGTTGAGACGGCGCTGGCCTGGCGCGCGGGGCTTTCCTGGGCTCCGGCGGCGGCGCGTTCGGCGGCATTCGCCGCGCTGGCGCTCGCTTTCTTCGATCCCAAAATCGTGACGCCCGCGACGCTGCTCGACGTGGTCGTCGGCGTGGACGTCTCGCGCAGCGTCGGGCGCGAAGGGCTGGAGAGCGCGCGGGAAACGCTCGAGGCGGCCAGCCGCCATCGAAGCCCCGAGCTGCGCACGGGGCTCCTTTTCTTTGCCGCCGAGCCGGTGTGGGAGTTCCCCCCGCAGCCGGACTTTCAGCCGGCCGACGTCCTGCCGCCGCTCGATCGAGAGGCCAGCAACCTGCAGGCCGCGCTGCAGGCGGCGCTCGCGCGATTCGGCGAGGGGCGGCAGAAAAGAGTGCTGCTCGTCACCGACGGCAACGAGAACCGCGGGCGGAGTTCGGCGATCGTCCCGTTGCTCCGCGCCCAGGGAGTCGAAGTCTGGCCGCTCCCGGTCGGTCTTTCCCGTGCCGGCAACGAGATCTACCTGAGCGACCTGCAGCTGCCGCGGGAAGTCGACAGCGCCGAGACGTTCGAGATTCGCGCCGCCGTCGAAAGTCGCGCCCCGGCCGCGGCCCGGGTGCGGCTGCTCCGCGACGGGGTCGTCGCGGGCGAACGGCAGCTCGTGCTTCGGGGTGGTACCAATTGGGTGACCTTTCGCGCCAGCTTGCAAGCGCAGGGAGGCCATCACTTCGAGGTGCTGGTGGAATCCTCCGACGACACGCTTCCGGAGAACAACATCCTTCAGGGAGTCGTGGAAGTGCGGGGACCCCCGCGGGTTCTGTACATCGCCTCGGGCGGAGAAGAACAGCGTCTGCTCGCGCGCGCGCTTCGGACCCAGGGATACGCGGTTTCCGAAGCGTCGCCCGGCTCCCGCGCTCTGGATCTTGTCGGGATCGCCTCGTTCGATTTGGTGGTCCTCGACAACGTCGCGGCCTACGCGCTGGCGCAACGGGAGATGGAAGCGATCGAGCGGTATGTCCGCGACCTCGGCGGCGGGTTGTGGGTGGTCGGCGGGGCGCAGAGCTACGGCGCGGGGGGATATTACAAGACTCCGTTCGAGAAGCTGCTGCCGCTGGACATGCGGCCGCCGGCGCGCCTCGACCTGCCGCAGGTGGCGTTGCTCTTCGTGATCGACAAATCGGGCAGCATGGGAAGCGGACCCGAAGGGGGTACGAAGCTCGACCTGGCGAAAGCAGCCGCTCTGGCGGCGGCAGACATCATGAATCCGACCGATCAGGTGGGCATTCTCGGCTTCGACGCGGCCTGGGACTGGGTGCTTCCCTTTCGACCCGTGGGCAAGGGCGAATGGATCTCGGAGAAACTCGCCTCACTCAGTTCCGACGGCGGCACCGATCTCTACAAGGCGCTGGTGGAGGCGCACCGGGCGATCGCCGGCAGGAAGGCGGCAGTCAAGCACGTGCTGGTGCTCTCCGACGGCCTGACCGACAAGATGGATTTTGCTTCGCTGGTGGGCGCGATGGCACGCGACGGGATCACGGTTTCCACCGTCGCTGTGGGCGGAGACGCCGATTTCAAATTGATGGCGGAGATCGCGAGGACCGGAAAGGGGCGAGGCTACGTTACCCTCGATCCGGAAAGCATTCCGCAGATCTTCACCACCGAGACGCTGCTCATCGCTCGGGAGCTGCTGGTGGAGAAGCCGACGCAGCCGGCCGTGGTCGCCGCCACGGGGCCGCTGAGAGGATTCGGCGGCGTCGAGTTTCCCCCGCTTCATGGCTACGTGCTCACGTATCCGAAATCCGGAGCCGCGTTGCTCATGAAAGCCGGCCCCGACCCGCTCCTCGCCTCGTGGCGCTACGGGCTGGGACGCGTCACCGCCTTTACGTCGGACTTGAGCAGCCGCTGGGGTAGAGAATGGGTGCGGTGGGAAAGCTTTCCCAAATGGGCAAGCCAGGTCGCGCGGGACGCCATGCGTCGGCTTTCATCGGAGCGGCTGCGCGCGGAGTTTCGTCCCGAAGAGGACGGTCTCAGGGTCATTGCGGACGTGGTATCGAGCGAGGGCGATTTCTTGAACGGCCTTGAACTCAGGGGAAAGCTCACGGCCGGGCAGGCGACCGAGGAGCGACCCCTCCTGCAAGTGGCTCCCGGGCGTTACGAGGGCCGCTTCTCCACCGCCGTCCGCGGCGTGAATCTCCTGACCATTTATACGGAGATGGAGCCGGGGGGGTCTTCGACGGTGCTGAAGACGGTCCCTTATGTTTCTCCCTATCCGCAAGAATACCGCGAGCTGGGTCCCAACCGGGCGCTGCTCGGAAGGCTGGCCGAGCAAACCGGCGGGAAGATCGTCGAGCGTGAAAGGCTGGAGGAGGGGATACGGGCGCTTTATACACCGGGCCGCGCGAAGGGAGCACGCGAGCAGGAAACCTGGTGGCCGCTCTGCGGTGCGGCCCTGCTGTTGTTTGTCGGCGACCTTGTCTTGCGCCACTGGCCTGTTCAAAAGCCGTCAGTGGCCGTTCGTGTTGCTGCCGTCACACCCCCGACAACCGCCGGGTAA
- the era gene encoding GTPase Era, whose translation MTEPSDKNKGGPETPFRSGYVAIIGRPNVGKSTLLNQLLGEKVAIVTPKPQTTRNRITGIRTTSRSQIIFLDTPGIHQAHSLMNRRMVEIALQTLHEVDGVLWLLDAHDRIGPEEERIAEALRPLQTPVLILLNKIDLVAKSKLLPLIQRCSELLPGKEIIPISALKGEGLAEVLKTVEGWLPEGPRYFPEGEFTDQSERFVASEIIREKIFLLTREEIPYGVAVTIDEFTEKEEKNLVVIKATIHTERASHKPILIGKKGAMLKEIGRQAREELEALLGCRVFLELFVRVDEGWTQNLQALKEMGL comes from the coding sequence ATGACAGAGCCCTCGGACAAGAACAAGGGCGGACCCGAGACTCCGTTTCGCTCCGGCTACGTGGCGATCATCGGGCGGCCGAACGTCGGGAAGTCGACGCTCCTCAATCAGCTGCTCGGAGAAAAGGTGGCGATCGTCACGCCCAAGCCTCAAACCACGCGCAACCGCATCACCGGCATTCGCACTACGTCGCGATCGCAGATCATTTTTCTCGACACGCCCGGCATCCACCAGGCCCACTCGTTGATGAACCGGCGCATGGTGGAGATCGCGCTGCAGACGCTGCACGAGGTCGACGGCGTTCTCTGGCTGCTTGACGCGCACGACCGGATCGGACCGGAGGAAGAGCGGATCGCGGAGGCGCTGCGGCCGCTGCAGACACCGGTCCTGATCCTGCTCAACAAGATCGATCTGGTGGCCAAGAGCAAGTTGCTGCCGCTCATCCAGCGATGCTCGGAGCTCCTGCCCGGCAAGGAGATCATTCCGATCAGCGCACTCAAGGGGGAGGGTCTCGCGGAGGTGCTGAAAACCGTCGAGGGGTGGCTGCCGGAGGGACCACGTTATTTTCCCGAGGGGGAGTTCACCGACCAGAGCGAGCGCTTCGTGGCGTCCGAAATCATCCGCGAGAAGATTTTCTTGCTCACCCGCGAGGAAATCCCCTACGGCGTGGCGGTGACGATCGACGAGTTCACCGAAAAAGAAGAAAAAAACCTGGTCGTGATCAAGGCGACCATCCACACCGAGCGAGCTTCCCACAAGCCGATCTTGATCGGGAAAAAGGGGGCGATGTTGAAGGAGATCGGCAGGCAAGCCCGGGAAGAGCTGGAAGCGCTGCTCGGATGCAGGGTTTTTCTCGAATTGTTCGTCCGCGTCGACGAAGGATGGACGCAGAACCTGCAGGCGCTCAAGGAGATGGGTTTGTGA
- a CDS encoding dipeptide ABC transporter ATP-binding protein: MRLLEVRDLRKYFPLGEGLFSRQKGVVKAVDGVTLDVEEGETLGVVGESGCGKSTLGRTILRLIEPTAGEVYFQGRNLLALPPRELREMRRQMQIIFQDPYASLNPRMRVGDIVGEGLEIHKLAKGKAKRDRVVELLRQVGLREDHYDRYPHEFSGGQRQRIGIARALSVSPKFIVCDEPVSSLDVSIQAQIINLLQELQERMNLTYFFISHDLRVVEHISHRVAIMYLGKIVEIAESETIYRGARHPYTRALLSAVPVIDTARRRERMVLQGDVPSPVNPPKGCAFHPRCPYRESICDRVEPQLEFDSAGHGVACHVFGPGRREAADAPAPA; this comes from the coding sequence ATGAGACTGCTCGAAGTTCGCGACCTGAGAAAGTATTTCCCGCTGGGGGAAGGGCTGTTTTCGCGCCAGAAAGGGGTCGTCAAGGCGGTGGACGGCGTGACGCTCGACGTCGAGGAAGGCGAAACCCTCGGCGTCGTCGGGGAATCCGGCTGCGGCAAATCGACCCTCGGAAGGACCATCCTGCGGCTCATCGAGCCCACCGCCGGGGAGGTCTATTTCCAGGGCAGGAACTTGTTGGCGCTGCCGCCCCGGGAGCTGCGCGAAATGCGGCGCCAGATGCAGATCATCTTCCAGGACCCCTACGCCTCGCTCAACCCGCGCATGCGCGTGGGCGACATCGTCGGCGAGGGGCTGGAGATCCACAAGCTCGCCAAGGGCAAGGCCAAGCGCGATCGCGTCGTCGAGCTGCTTCGACAGGTGGGCCTGCGGGAGGACCACTACGATCGTTATCCGCACGAGTTCAGCGGCGGCCAGCGCCAGCGCATCGGCATTGCCCGGGCCCTTTCCGTCAGTCCCAAGTTCATCGTCTGCGACGAGCCGGTATCGTCGCTCGACGTCTCGATTCAGGCGCAGATCATCAACCTGTTGCAGGAGCTCCAGGAGCGGATGAATCTCACCTATTTTTTCATCTCGCACGATCTGCGGGTGGTCGAGCACATCAGCCACCGCGTGGCGATCATGTACCTGGGCAAGATCGTGGAGATCGCCGAGAGCGAGACGATCTACCGGGGCGCGAGACATCCCTACACGCGGGCGCTGCTGTCGGCCGTGCCGGTGATCGACACGGCGCGCAGGAGGGAACGAATGGTGCTCCAGGGCGACGTGCCCAGCCCGGTGAATCCTCCCAAGGGCTGCGCCTTTCACCCCCGCTGTCCGTACCGCGAGTCGATCTGCGACCGCGTCGAGCCGCAGCTGGAGTTCGACAGCGCCGGCCACGGGGTTGCCTGCCATGTCTTCGGCCCGGGCCGCCGCGAGGCCGCAGACGCGCCCGCGCCAGCTTGA
- the greA gene encoding transcription elongation factor GreA, with the protein MATQDTRVPMTARGYQLLLEELKRLKSIERPRIVREIEDARGHGDLSENAEFHAAKERQSLLDVQIREIEDKLARAQVIDVSKLSGDRVVFGATVSLVDGETGEKVVYQIVGDHEAEPKNGRISISSPVARALIGKSEGDEVQVRTPTGIRTFEILSLEFID; encoded by the coding sequence ATGGCAACGCAGGATACCCGTGTTCCGATGACCGCTCGAGGGTACCAGCTCCTGCTGGAGGAGTTGAAGCGGTTGAAAAGTATCGAGCGCCCGAGGATCGTCCGTGAGATCGAAGACGCGCGGGGCCACGGGGACTTGTCCGAGAACGCCGAGTTCCACGCCGCCAAGGAACGGCAGTCCTTGCTCGACGTTCAGATTCGGGAGATCGAGGACAAGCTGGCGCGCGCTCAGGTGATCGACGTTTCGAAGCTCTCGGGAGACCGGGTGGTATTCGGCGCGACGGTGTCTCTGGTCGATGGCGAAACCGGCGAAAAGGTCGTATATCAGATCGTGGGCGATCACGAAGCGGAACCGAAAAACGGTAGGATCTCCATCAGCTCTCCGGTGGCCCGCGCCCTGATCGGCAAGAGCGAAGGAGACGAAGTCCAGGTTCGCACGCCGACGGGCATCCGAACCTTCGAGATTCTCAGCCTGGAGTTCATCGACTGA
- a CDS encoding DUF2007 domain-containing protein encodes MKLVYTSKDPLMVAHLNNVLETFGIRCATRKLDLCGAAGELPPTECWPELWVVDDRRRLEAESVLRKTLAPLNPVKKPWRCEGCGEEIEGQFSECWRCGESRPGEPSPPPEER; translated from the coding sequence ATGAAACTGGTTTACACTTCCAAGGATCCTCTGATGGTCGCGCACCTGAACAACGTGCTGGAGACGTTCGGCATCCGATGCGCGACGCGGAAGCTCGACCTCTGCGGCGCCGCCGGCGAGCTGCCGCCGACGGAGTGCTGGCCGGAGCTCTGGGTTGTGGACGACCGGCGGCGGCTCGAAGCAGAGTCCGTTTTGAGGAAGACGCTGGCGCCGCTGAATCCGGTCAAAAAGCCCTGGCGCTGCGAGGGCTGTGGGGAGGAGATCGAGGGACAGTTTTCCGAGTGCTGGCGCTGCGGCGAATCACGTCCGGGTGAGCCGTCTCCGCCCCCCGAAGAGCGCTAG
- a CDS encoding DOPA 4,5-dioxygenase family protein: MARSPGAIKGYHAHVYYTAETRDAAARVRRGLASEFDVQLGRWHDEPVGPHLAPMYQVVFTPEAFGKIVPWLMLNREGLSVLVHPSTGDSYRDHLEHALWLGERLELKESVLRRG; this comes from the coding sequence ATGGCGCGCAGTCCGGGGGCAATCAAAGGCTATCACGCTCACGTCTACTACACCGCCGAGACGCGCGATGCCGCGGCGCGAGTGCGGCGGGGGCTGGCCTCGGAGTTCGACGTACAGCTCGGGCGCTGGCACGACGAGCCGGTCGGTCCGCATCTGGCGCCGATGTATCAGGTCGTCTTCACGCCCGAGGCGTTTGGCAAGATCGTGCCGTGGCTGATGCTGAATCGAGAGGGCTTGAGCGTGCTAGTGCACCCGTCCACCGGCGACAGCTATCGCGATCATCTTGAGCACGCGCTCTGGCTCGGCGAAAGACTCGAGCTCAAGGAAAGCGTGCTGCGTCGCGGCTAG
- a CDS encoding DUF58 domain-containing protein — MENRGAGLSATADTAGAPGLFFDAELLKKLERLHLVAKRLNWGGLKGEHAAVRKGHSLEFSDYRRYQRGDDLRYVDWNVYRRLERLLLKVFTAEQEMNVYLLVDTSLSMAEGRPAKIDYARHVAAALGYIALKNLDRVGGASFSSRLQAKLSMGRGRRQILGLFDFLARLSCDGRTDFLDAVKSFGALFAQPGLVVVVSDLMDPAGCRAGLEELCRRGHQLLVVHILDPDELHPMAAGEVTLLDVEQPRERRTFIDAELVRLFEQELARYLAEIEAVCAGWKIDYVRTTTHVAFDEFVLQMLRRTRSVT; from the coding sequence ATGGAGAACAGAGGAGCCGGCCTCTCGGCGACGGCTGATACCGCCGGCGCCCCGGGATTGTTTTTCGACGCCGAGCTCTTGAAGAAGCTCGAACGGTTGCATCTGGTGGCGAAGCGGCTGAACTGGGGCGGGCTCAAGGGCGAGCATGCGGCCGTCCGCAAGGGGCATAGCCTGGAGTTTTCCGACTACCGCCGCTATCAGCGGGGCGACGACCTCCGATACGTAGACTGGAACGTCTATCGCCGACTCGAACGGCTTTTGCTGAAGGTCTTCACCGCCGAGCAGGAGATGAACGTTTACCTGCTCGTGGACACCAGCCTGTCGATGGCCGAAGGGCGTCCGGCGAAAATCGACTACGCCCGGCACGTCGCCGCCGCACTCGGCTACATAGCGCTCAAGAACCTCGACCGGGTGGGAGGGGCGTCTTTCTCGTCCCGCCTGCAGGCGAAGTTGAGCATGGGAAGAGGACGCCGACAGATTCTCGGCCTGTTCGACTTTCTCGCGCGGCTCTCCTGCGACGGGCGGACCGACTTTCTCGATGCCGTGAAATCCTTCGGCGCCCTCTTCGCCCAGCCCGGTCTCGTGGTCGTGGTGAGCGATCTCATGGATCCCGCGGGGTGTCGCGCCGGCCTCGAGGAGCTCTGCCGCCGGGGGCATCAGCTCCTCGTGGTTCATATCCTCGACCCCGACGAGCTCCATCCGATGGCGGCCGGGGAGGTGACGCTCCTCGATGTCGAGCAGCCCCGGGAACGCCGGACCTTTATCGACGCCGAGCTGGTGCGGCTTTTCGAGCAGGAGCTGGCACGGTATCTGGCCGAGATCGAGGCGGTTTGCGCCGGCTGGAAGATCGACTACGTGAGAACGACGACGCACGTGGCTTTCGACGAGTTCGTCCTGCAGATGTTGCGCCGGACGCGCAGCGTCACCTAA
- a CDS encoding aldo/keto reductase produces the protein MEYRQLGSSGVRVSAIGLGCNRLGAGDVPQAEVERIVGAALDSGINFFDTADIYTEGRSEESLGQALRGSWNRVVIATKFSFPRKDGPNTWGASRYHIMQAIDASLRRLQTDHVDLYYVHRWDSTTPIEETLRALDDLIRAGKVRYVGASAFASWQLAHANAVALLRGWSPFVAIQSEYNLLSRDVEREVLPYCRAQRVGFVPYYPLAGGFLTGKYEQGKPPPPGSRGESNRYVRERMTEDNFKRVARLAAWAEQRGRRVHELAQAWLLAQPQVCSVITGATRAEQVIRNVAAVDWKLGDGELAEVEALLRA, from the coding sequence TTGGAGTACCGGCAGCTCGGCAGTTCCGGAGTGAGGGTTTCCGCCATCGGATTGGGATGCAACCGGCTCGGTGCCGGGGACGTGCCCCAGGCGGAGGTCGAGCGGATCGTCGGAGCCGCTCTCGACTCCGGGATCAACTTCTTCGACACCGCGGACATCTATACCGAGGGACGCTCGGAGGAATCCCTCGGTCAGGCGCTCAGGGGGTCGTGGAACCGAGTGGTGATCGCCACCAAGTTTTCCTTTCCGCGAAAAGATGGGCCGAACACCTGGGGAGCCTCGCGCTACCATATTATGCAGGCGATCGACGCGAGCCTGCGACGGCTGCAGACCGATCACGTCGATCTCTACTACGTTCACCGATGGGATAGCACCACTCCAATCGAGGAGACGCTGCGCGCCCTCGATGATCTGATCCGCGCGGGCAAGGTGCGATACGTCGGTGCCTCCGCGTTCGCCTCCTGGCAGCTCGCGCATGCCAACGCCGTGGCCTTGCTTCGCGGCTGGAGCCCGTTCGTGGCGATACAGTCCGAATACAATCTGCTCAGCCGGGACGTCGAGCGCGAGGTGCTGCCCTATTGCCGGGCGCAACGGGTCGGTTTCGTTCCCTACTATCCCCTTGCGGGAGGTTTCCTGACCGGCAAGTACGAGCAGGGGAAGCCTCCGCCGCCGGGCTCGCGCGGGGAGAGCAACCGCTACGTCCGCGAGCGGATGACCGAAGACAACTTCAAACGGGTCGCCCGGCTCGCGGCGTGGGCGGAACAGCGCGGTCGGCGCGTCCACGAGCTGGCCCAGGCGTGGCTGCTGGCCCAGCCGCAGGTCTGTTCGGTGATCACCGGCGCGACGAGGGCCGAGCAAGTGATCCGCAACGTCGCCGCCGTGGACTGGAAGCTCGGCGATGGCGAGCTCGCTGAAGTCGAAGCGTTGCTCCGCGCCTAG